One Sparus aurata chromosome 23, fSpaAur1.1, whole genome shotgun sequence genomic window, agacagagagagagacagacacaaaggGGCTTCTAGCAGTTCCTGACTCAGATCCACGGCTTGGTTGGCAGGGAGTCACATCTCTTggatgtctgtctgtttgtgtgtgtttgtgtgtgtttgtgtgtgtgtgtgtgtgtgtgtccgtgtgtgtgtgtgtgttcgctggGAGGAACTGCAGGATGTGAGCAAGAATCTCATCCAGCTTCCCTTCAGCAGCCGTGTCCACACAGGCTTTGGTCTCATGCGTCAGCTTCTGTCCTAGAAAGGGATGCAGACGCTGAGATGAGTTTGAGCCCGCGGCGAACTAAAATCTGATGAAAGCCGAGGAGGAGATTTGCACGGACAGCAGCACAAATGTCTCAAATCAAGGGATGGCATACTTaaaactgaaacacacaggGGGCACGTTATAGGGATATTGTTTTGAATTTACTCACTGATGCCTTTGTTACaatactgtttttaaaaaatgatctcCTTCCTGAAGAGTCAGTACTAAAACAAgggattatatatatatatatatatatatatatatatatatatatatatatatatatatatatatatatatacatatatatatatatatatatatacacatatatatattcacatttTCTCATCTTTCAGCcctgaatttaaaaatgttttagtggGACATGGATATAATGTAGAAATGTAAGGGATTTACAATATTACTTATTCTTCATTCTTATGCTGTTTCCTCTTGTTGCCCCCATTTGAAGTTACATTTGTTTGGGTAACAAAAACATCAGAGTTGGGACCACAGGTGGATTGGGCAGTGAAGGTGACCTTCTGAATGCCCGtctggtagataaaacatgataaagtcccctctagggtgcccttgCAGTCAAAAACAAGTAGGTCCATGTGTGTACCAGCTGCTATGATAACCAAATTTCCCTTCAGGGATTAATAGagttctatctatctatctatctatctatctatctatctttctatccatctatctatctatctatctatctatctaagtCCACCACTGGTTTCAATCAGTCTGGTCCAATGTCTGTCTCAGGTGCCAATACTGACGTATGAatggacaaacacactcacacactctttGGCACTATCAGCATGTTGTGCAAAAATGGATGCCCTGGACTATAACAACCATGTTTTCtatagctctgctgctgctgcggatCCTGTGTGTAATGTTTTCTTCGTCACTATCTTTCAGGCAGACCCGGGAGCAGGAAACCCCTCCAGACTTCTTCTACTTCTCCGACTTTGAGAGGCACAACGCTGAGATCGCAGCTTTCCACTTGGAcaggtgagttttttttttatcatctccCCCCGACACCTCCCAAAAAAACTCCTGTTTTGTGTGACTCACCCTGAGTGCTTTTTCAAATCATCCTTCACAGTCTGTTCCGGGGAGAATGGCAGGTCACTCGCGTCCGTTCACTCAGACAGCAGACGCTTTAACCCATTTATAAACCGGAGGTGCGCAATAATGGACTTaagctgtgaaaatgtgaatgGGATTTGGTACACGGGGGATTAGATAACACTCGGATCATCTCCTTTACTCGCTCCTGAGTATATTGATTTCCACCTGATCCCTTTATTCTGCAGGCTTCGCCTGACAAGGTAAAAACACAGAGAGTCAAATATGGTAGGAGAGGACGATTAAAGGTGAAGGAAAGTTAATTacttcacacactcacactcacacacactctctccacATGAGGTCAGtggcatgtgtttgtgtgggcaGGACGGTGGAGCCAAACAGGAAATCGTACCACAGGGACATGGTTTtagagcgggggggggggggggggggggggggctctgtTAGCCCTAAAGAGCAGTTTGAATTTAGACTGTGTGTCACGCAGGGCTGCCTATGAATTAAAGTCTAGTTGCGCCGACCGCAGCAGCCTCCGGATACCAGCCAGAGCTATTGCTAGGAATGCGGAGTAGGAGGATGTTTTGCCCTGCTGCTAAAACTTTCTTTAATTTGATTTCTAATTCTGGGCAGTTGTGATGAAATGTACTAAAATATCCTGAAGAGGTGCTGCTTTCCAGTAATTACTTCTACATCTCAAGGGCTGCTATGCTCTTTACCGCCGTGCTATACCACCATCTGTCATGAACTCCTTGAGACTCAGGAGTGTGTGAGAGGCGCACTAAtagaaaaacacatgcacacacacacacaggcgctcCTTTGTCACCGGGGGCCTGACATGATGGTGCAGTTTGCAGCTCCTTAATGCTGTCCTCTGTGGGATAAAGTTTCGCCAAACCTGTTCCACTCAGCcggtctgtctgtgtatgtgtgtgtgtgtgtgtgtgtgggtgtgtgggtgtgtgggtgtgtgtgtgtctgctcccAGGAGGCTTAGTTTTAGTCTCAGACGGGTCAGGGTCGTTTGGACAGCAAACGTACAGTGAGGCTGAATGGGTATAGTGTTCTGACATgagagcaaaagaaaacaataagagagatgagagacaggaggagaagaattAAAAATGGGCCTCTAAAAATAGAGCGTTTGTTAGAACAGGTTGTGATTAAGTAGACGTGGTTCACGGAGGTGCGAATCGTGTTTCCCGTCCTCGTTTTGCTCCGAAGCGGATGTTGGACCTTGTTAAACGCCGCTTTTGTTGCCAAACACAAAAGCAGACGGAGAGCACAGCGATGATGATGAATTATTGAACACCTTGTGTGCTTAAGTGATACAGACCAGCTCTCGTTTCTGACAGTTTTGATTGGAAATCGTTCAACGTTTTTCTTCTGTGGAGGAAAAAGCGTCCTGATGTCCCACTTTTTCTTTGAGCTGTCTCTATTTAGAGAACAATATGACACATGCCGAGCAGAAGTATATCCTGTTGTGTAGCAGGAGCGTTATACCCAAAAAGTAATATCACTATCTATTTATTCACAATTATACTCCACCATCTAAATTGCGATCTTTTTTTCTACGCTTTAAAATGCCCTGTAGACTATAGCCAGAGATTGATTAGCCTCTTAATTTCTCCATTTGCAACGTTAAAacacatatttgtttttcattcccCCAGGACGTGAGCTATAGTTATATAGTTGCATACGTATGCATAATGTGCCTCCATCTGATATTTAACATTAAGTACAAATTAGTCACAGTAAATGAATggtgaaaaaaagatgaaaacgaGAAACGCACACACAGCCAGACGATTTTGACTGGCCATAAATCACCCCACCCCCTCAGCTTTGGTGGTCACCCCAAGGAATTTCTGGGGGCGCGCCTGGTTTTAACTTAGTTGCATTGTTTTAAATACATCACCCACATACAAGCCATGTGAAGTGCAATCATTTTGGCATTTAGTCTATCAACGACTAAAACCATCAGATCACCAACCCTTACTATGTAGACATGCAGGTAAAGTGTGATGACAGACAGATAAAGCAAGCAAGGTGCAGAACTCGAGCGCTGTGTAAGACAGCTCTCACGGACAGGCCAGGTGCTCAGAGTTCATATTTCTCCTGTTTGGCTGGAAATGCTTTGAAAATCTGTAGTGCCTGGGGCATCATGGGAGTAAAAGCGGGAGACTGATGGTATCTAAAATTTGTCTGAGCAAACTACAATCAAAAACGTTGTGTGATATAGTAAAATGAAAAGGTGACATATATCAACCTTTAAGTTGCTTACTAGTAGAGCTCAGTCAACACTTGATTTTCCCTTATCAAATACTTTATACGCTCATTTATACGTCTCTGAGGAAAGGTACACATGAACAATCTATGAAAAAAGCAACACCAGCCACTCAAGTTTGAGTATTAAACTATGAGATCCGTCTACATTTCTCTTTGTGTAGGATCCTTGACTTCCGGAGAGTGCCCCCGGTGGCAGGCCGACTTGTCAACATGACGAGGGAGATCAGAGACGTGACGCGTGATAAGAAGCTGTGGAGGACCTTCTTCATCTCGCCAGGTAGAGACTCTGCCAGCCACAGCAGCTTGGCACAGCTACATGTCTGCAATCGCACCGACTTTGAGTAAACTGGGTTGTTTGCTTTAGTTGAGTATAGTCAGAGTGTGTATGCCCTGGAATGTGCAACCCCCAATGCCAGAAAAGaagctgtgtaaaacataaatacaaataatctTCAAAGGAACTGTATGAGGTGTTCCTGAGCTCATGTAGTTATATTctttatacaatcatgtgtttcacaaagtggagAGTCTCGCCACATCCTTGCTCATGAAAGTCTGAGCCTGTCGAGGATGTCTCTTTCATACCCAAACATGGTGCTGTCACCTGTTACCAATGGGCAGTGTTTACCTGTGGAacgttccaaacaggtgtttttgaaGCATTCAGTGAATTCGATGAAttggaatcagggttgtgcTTTATTATACAAGATGAGAAATAAAGTAATAGCCAAAAGTCACCACAGGGTGGCAGAGTAGGTCAACAAATtccccaaatgtttccaaaattgGCATTAGGAGGTCTCTTTTGTAATCGTTCATTTACAATCAAGTGGAACTAAATAAGGCAATTACGTTTCTAACCCTaactcaactaaataaaatgtaaaacaatgttATGACCCAACCATATAATGTGTTATGGTGGTAACTATGACTAGTTGCCAGGGTGCCATGAAGAAAATCCTCAAAAATggtttcttctctctcctcagccAATAACATCTGCTTCTACGGCGAGTGCTCCTACTACTGCTCCACGGAGCACGCTCTGTGCGGCAAACCGGACCAGATCGAGGGCTCGCTAGCAGCCTTCTTGCCAGACCTCAACTTGGCCAAACGCAAGACCTGGAGGAACCCCTGGAGACGCTCCTACCACAAACGCAAGAAGGCCGAGTAAGGGAAACCACATCAAAACCTCGAAGACAGATTCATGAAACTGTCAGTACACctagaaatattttttatgtattctttGTGTGTTCTCAGGTGGGAGGTGGATCCAGATTACTGTGACGAGGTTAAGCAGACTCCTCCGTATGACCGAGGCACCCGACTGCTGGACGTCATGGATATGACCATCTTTGACTTCTTAATGGGTGAGAGTAACAGGACATATGAAGAGTCCTCCCTCTGAGTCACACGTTCTCACTGCTCTGCTCTCTCCTTGTACAGGAAACATGGATCGACACCATTATGAAACATTTGAGAAGTTTGGAAACGACACCTTCATTATTCACCTCGACAACGGAAGAGGGTAAAGACATTCAGCCGCCTCACAAACCACTAAACATTTGATGCCTTGTGATGAAAATCAGTTGCTGAACAGCAGTCCAACATGGTACGTTTGTAATAATTCCTGCTTCATCTCCCTCATAGGTTTGGAAAACACTCCCATGACGAGCTGTCCATCCTGGTGCCTCTCAGCCAGTGCTGCAGGTAAGACTTTTTGGTTGTTTGTGAATTTCAGACAGTCATTTTGAGATGGTCAGTGTATCTTTTCCACTAGGCAACAGGGCCTGAAAGACACTGACCAGTGCTTCAGTGAGTCTAACCATTGTCCATTTTGGACACGTGGTTTCTCATCTTGAGTCATAAAATCCTTAAATAATCTCAATGGGGTTAAAGGATGTAATTGTTTTTGCTGTAAATGACCTCATTGGCAAAGTTTACAACAACAGTAGAAGTCTTGTATTGCCATCACTgtgagttttatttaaaaaaaataacctaTTTCCTTGTTTCCAGGCTGAGGAAATCCACATACCTGCGTCTCCAGCTTCTGGCCAAAGAGGACTACCAGCTGAGCGCCCTGATGGAGGAGTCTCTGCTCCGTGACCGGCTTTCCCCCATCCTCATCCAGCCTCACCTCCAGGCCATGGACCGCAGGCTCCGGCTGGTGCTGCAGGTCTTGGTGGGCTGCATAGAGAAAGAAGGCTACATTAACGTGGTGGAGGAGGACCTAGTGCGGGACAGTGCCACCCACAGGAGCCCAGGGCACAGGTAGTGAGGGCGAGACTCgagggagacagaaacaaaccacAATGGACCACATGTGTGGCTGTTCAACCAATGGGACTGCACCGAAAGTCTCACCTTTCTGATATCAAGCTGAATTCAGTGAATTCCAAGACTTGCCATCATTGCCTCTATGGAACCTGCTTTTACGTGTTTATATAGAAGAAAACTGCCCAGAGACCCCATGAGAGACTGtcctcacacagagagaggcttTGTATTTGTTAGATACAGATGTATTTTATCAAATGTTGTACAAGACACAAGGGAACCACTGCTGTGTTCTGATTctgtcctgtttgttttgaaacatGGAGGGTTTGTTTTATGTGATTCATGGTATTAGTACATAACCAAATGAGAAACGTACATCCTGACTGGGCAGCATAAGGTCCGACAATAAGCTTTATCAGTTATTACAATGTACGGGGA contains:
- the fam20ca gene encoding extracellular serine/threonine protein kinase FAM20C, which encodes MILFRKFRVLILMVFLVACTMHIMIDLLPKLEKRAAGADGGDAGCQCAHHPAGEAQGWGKQRARSAAEAGWPNKHTLRILQDFSNEPSSNLTSHSLEKITAAADRADSFRRMRPSAGKAEDHKLLIGDASGARTLPARGVSRLSALFEHPLYKVDLPPLTDDDTLFNVNTDIRFYPRAAGNQGWHNEEANEEEEEFTPTGEVTAESYPNWLRFHIGINRYELYSRHSPVLDALLQDLVTQRVTSVAMKSGGTQLKLIMTFQNYGQALFKPMKQTREQETPPDFFYFSDFERHNAEIAAFHLDRILDFRRVPPVAGRLVNMTREIRDVTRDKKLWRTFFISPANNICFYGECSYYCSTEHALCGKPDQIEGSLAAFLPDLNLAKRKTWRNPWRRSYHKRKKAEWEVDPDYCDEVKQTPPYDRGTRLLDVMDMTIFDFLMGNMDRHHYETFEKFGNDTFIIHLDNGRGFGKHSHDELSILVPLSQCCRLRKSTYLRLQLLAKEDYQLSALMEESLLRDRLSPILIQPHLQAMDRRLRLVLQVLVGCIEKEGYINVVEEDLVRDSATHRSPGHR